CCTTGCCACCCTCCAGGTATCCAGCACAGAACATGTTGTCGGTGACCTCTCCAGGGTAGGCATTGGTACATTGGGCAGTGGTCAAGATGGGGGCATTAACGCACTGGAGGAGGTCGGGTAAGTTAACTGTGGAAAAaatttatagatatatatatatacatcttgaTGACTTTTTGTTACAGTTTTGTCGGAGACTTTATTGACAGCCACGGCTAGTTATGTATCAAAGCAACAAAATTAACTTGTTGTATTGACTTACTTCCATTGCTGAGAGTGTTGCCCCATCCAGAGATCAGACAGCTGGTGCCGGCGGCAGCACAACCACTGGCCAGGGTAACAGGCTGGACATAGGCATTGAGGGTGGCGGGAGAGGCCAGTTTGATCAACATGATGTCACTGTCCAGGGTTCTGGAGTTGTAGCTTCCATGGCGGATGACCTTGGCGGAGTTGATGAACTGCTCGGTGCCCTCGTTGGTGGCAATGTTGTGTTCTCCCAGTCTGACCTGAAGGCTTCTGGATGAAAATATATTGGAGAGAATGGTTGGGACCTAACTAGAAAGACGTTAGACTTTGCTGGGGGGACATAGCCTAAGCACACCAAACTTAATTAAGATtaagaaaaatttttttcaaaactcATATCAACAGTATTGTATCAACTCGTATCAACAAAATCAAaactcgtgctgcaccagttctctggaacactCTACctagactcatacccaatactcagtttcaagcgtgccctgaagactcatctcttcaggctaaTAACATTCCCTAAACACTTTATACGTTTATACTTTATATGTTTTACTTGGAATCAGATATTGaaattgttactggctcatcctgttctttccaactatgtacaatggctggaccatggacaaataaagcacttgtgtcgacccaagttgtagtctgtaagctccaacgagcaggtctcgtttacactttgtattttttctaattatttaactgtgtattatgtaacctctgtactgtatgtataaaaaatcattaaaaaaagcactgcagaatctgttggcgctatacaaataaatattattattattaatattatcaggctatgttcagacgttgtaagagaccggcccgGTCTTGGAGTGGCCAGTGTCAGAAAatatcatcctggctggtactgcagtacaggacggatgatctttagcgccgctgaattctaatgtgggcgcatccatgcacgaCTGCATCAGagttccccactgctcacaatggagcatgcagccggagccgcaccctccattgtgtttactgacagggttttctgtggccactattcattgaatagcggcagcagaaaactgacatgtcattttctcgtggcgccgctagggatcctgaccggagtgtatactatgggggagatttatcaaagtggtttaaaatagaactggctcagttgccactagcaaccaatcagattccccctttattcctcacagactctttggaaaatgaaaggtggaatctgattggttgctaggggcaactgagccagtttcactctacaccatgtttgataaatctgcccctatgtgtatacactcctgccgggattccctcagcacaACGTACGTTTAATACTaataacggccgttgcaacaatggttgtgattactacagaacttacattgtgtgaacatagcctcacactgtactgtagagaggtgaCACTATACAGCCAATAATTGCATGCACTCCAGTAATACTAGGGTTTtatcagtaaaatggccacttttattggtcgatAATCTACTTATTCAcatgtctgtagcattgtatgttgtatgttgagtctggtctcaagtaatgatggtccaaaaaggaacattgtatgttgaaaatattgtaccctgaggccattgtaagtggagggaccactgtatacatctgtatacggcttgtagccaaaaaaaaaaaaaaaatgtgtagaagtACTTTTTTGCTTTCTCTGTGTGATTAAAAACAGTTGAGACCTGTCGCCTGTTGCCATATGTAAAAGTTGACacgcagggggagatttatcaaagggtgtaaaatttagactggtgcaaactacccacagcaaccaatcacagctcagctttaggcagtgctgaaaggaaagctgagctgtgattggttgctgtgggcagtttgcaccagactaaattttacaccctttgataaatctcccccacagtgtttaaGCCTTCCATAAATCAAATTTGAGTCCCTTTAAGTCAAAAATTTCAATTGACTACCCTGGGTTGAAGCCTGGGAATTTGAGTCCCTTTAGGTCTACTCTCCATATATTAAAATAGGTTTTCCTGGGTTGAGTAGTGTCGtttcaccttattttttttttattttttattttttttttattaaaaaatgactGAGGAGGGGAAATGAGCTGAACCATGCACTTCATACACTTTTTTGGGTTAATAGGGGTGTATTGGAATTGTCTGTCAGATCTTGAGAACACACATGACACGTTTCACGTTTCGCTGCTTTCCACCCTTACAGATACAAAGAAGATACGGAAGAAGTCAGTCTCCACTGCTTTAGTTCATTGGTTTTCAACTTGCTAattgtttctgtttctctttttcaGGTCATTCGTGATTGGGAGGAAAGAGAGTCAGAGTAAAGTTCCTGCAGTCCACACTCTAGGCTAGCGATGAAACTTGACTGGGTGGATAACCTGGGTGGTGGACAAGAGACTGGAAGCGTTATCGGCTATCCATTTTACCTCCTATTCCCGCTGCTCGGGCCTCAACACCGGTGTACCCCTCGCTTTATTGTCTGATGAAGCCAGGTATACTGGATGAGCGCAATAACAACCCGGagcccatggtacccttaatcccCCCCGGCCAGCACAGCATGCATAACAGCAGCACGGTCCTGGGTCCAAATATGACCCAAGACAATATGTGCATggagtatgtatgtatcctccatCTTTGCATGGGGGCAGGGCTAGAAGGGGCATGAttagcagggggcccacaatttctgaacagcctgggtcccatggtacccttaatccgcccctgttgcTAATTGTTTCTCTTTATGTCTTTTTCAGGTCACTCATGTTTGGACTGTTTTCAGAATTCCTACTTAACTTGGAATGGCACAGTGCGCAAACCGCGCTTAATTTGCCGTTTACACACACATTAAAATATCTCCATACCAAGGAAGAACGAGCCCTCGATAGGGGAGCTTTGCGCAGGAGCCTGCTACGGGGAAGAGCTGCCACCCTACTGGCTCTAGTCTGCCCTTtccctatggactgtcctctgtctcTGCCCACCCCACTGCCTCCTTCTGCTTTTTACGGTGCTATGCATGCCTCAACATCCCCACAGCTTTAACCTCTGGACATGACACCGGGCCAGGTCGGGTCACTTACTTTGTCGCAAGATAATTTTAAAGAGGactgaccacatcacacacacaatgacagttacctGAACTTAATGGTCTGTTTGAATCGAATGTCgaactttcgaatatttcacttgcTCATTTCTTATTAGAAGCGATATCCAAGacagcactccaaaaataataCAAACGTGAGCCATTATTCCACAGTGCGGCGTTTCAGTAGTAGCATTTTTCAAGCAGGTTACTACTGAAAcatcgctctgtgaaataaagGCTAAGCTTTGTATTATATGTGGAGTTTTGTCTTGGATATTGCATCTAGATTGTGTTACGGATTTATCCAACGGCTTAGTTTAAATTCGCactgtttaagggccctattatacggagcgatagcGTCTGAATCAGCGTctgaattattgctccgtgtaatagagacaacgatcagccaatgaaacgatcatcagctgatcatttcttttAGGAATTTGTAGGTGTAATAGCTACGTGTCACAGTGATGCGTGGCCGAAGGCTAACGATTAAATAAACCGttgatacattacctctcctcgcttcCGGTctacttcttctctcttcccgGCACCGCGCTGCAGCTTCTTTGAGCTGACAtgctgctcagccattcactggccagACAGACGCGGCTTCAGAGAAGCGGCAGCGCGCGGTGCCGGGAAGAGAGCAGAAGGAAGAAGTAGACCGTAAGGGAGGAAAGgtgatgtatgaacagtttacctaaacgataatcgagccgtgtaatagcctcagtaaacgagcgccaatctagtagatttacattgtttacagtattgattggcCCTTctgataggaccctaaggctatgttcacacaaggcttTTATTTTGCGTTAATGATgagtttttgctgtgattttgatGCAATTTTGGTAAAAATAGCTCAATTTTTTGTGCAATTTTACTGGAATTTTGGCAAAAATTGTGCTATTGTGAAAAGGTAGCAACAAAATTGCGGCAAAAATGCATCCTTAATGCTAAATAAAGAccacgtgtaaacacagcctaagaaTTTGCACTGCATTTTTCTGTGCAAATTTTGTTCCTATACAAAGAGCACCTGGGAAGTATGCAGCGCTCCTGCCCCAATGTATATAGTGAGTGGAAGGTGTGATGCCTGGAGCATTGACAATCTCTGGGCCACGGAACAAGGATGAAGCCAAATTACTTGTGATACCTGGGCAAGTTATCAATAGAATAACACTATAATATTATGGGCcagatggagttccccttttaggcTTGTACTTACGATTGGTAGCAGTGAGCGGCGGAGATCACCCACAGGTTGTTGATCAGGGATCCTCCACAGAAGTGGTAGCCGGAGTTCAGAGACACCTGGTAGGGGACGGAGTTCTTGGTGCAGGTGTATCCTCCTACAATCTTATCATCATCCTCAAAAGCAGCTGCAAATAAACAACATTGATCAAAACCAGAGAAATCTAAAAAATTGTAGACTCTCAAGCCTTTACCCTTTTGGAGATCATGACTTTCCCTCGATAAGGAGACTCACCAGCTGCTCCAAGGAGCACACAAAGCAGAAGAAACTTCATGGTGGGGAGATTTCTGGTGGTGGTTTGGTGACAGCGATGTTGGTATTTATAGGGGTCACCGATAAGTTACGTCTGTGGCTAGAAATAGTATGTTTCCCTAGTTCTGTCCTTGGCTGCCTATTTTCGGCATCGTAGTAATGTAGTCTAATAGTAGATTGTGGCAGGTGAGGTAATGTTTACTTTTCATTCTAATTTATCTGGTACAAGGCTGTGAAAATATTTTCCCCCCtttcccaattttttatttttcttattttacatATTTCTGATTATTAAATGATatgactaagggtgcgtttacacagacagatttatctgacagattttggaagccaaagtcagaaatggatttgaaaagatgatagattacagtctttcctttatgacctgatccctgtttatagactgttcctggtttgggcttcaaagatctgtcagataaatctgtctgtgtaaacgcaccattaatcagTCATTTTACCAAATTCAATTGACAGTTGATGCAGGCGGAAGAAGCGCCTGTGAGCACAAAACTACTGTAATCCACCCGCCAGACTCTTTCTCACCAATGTGAATCCCAGAATATTGGacatgattaataataataaaaataataataataataatatttatttgtatagcgccaacagattctgcagcactttctttctttttt
The nucleotide sequence above comes from Dendropsophus ebraccatus isolate aDenEbr1 chromosome 8, aDenEbr1.pat, whole genome shotgun sequence. Encoded proteins:
- the LOC138799079 gene encoding trypsin-like, giving the protein MKFLLLCVLLGAAAAFEDDDKIVGGYTCTKNSVPYQVSLNSGYHFCGGSLINNLWVISAAHCYQSSLQVRLGEHNIATNEGTEQFINSAKVIRHGSYNSRTLDSDIMLIKLASPATLNAYVQPVTLASGCAAAGTSCLISGWGNTLSNGINLPDLLQCVNAPILTTAQCTNAYPGEVTDNMFCAGYLEGGKDSCQYDSGGPMVCNGQLQGIVSWGYGCALRNYPGVYTKVCNYNSWVSSTVAAN